In the genome of Vicia villosa cultivar HV-30 ecotype Madison, WI linkage group LG7, Vvil1.0, whole genome shotgun sequence, one region contains:
- the LOC131617526 gene encoding protein SET DOMAIN GROUP 40 has translation MEQEQESFESFLTWTSQLGISDSSTTNQSQHSHSSLGHSLRVSIFPNFGGRGLGAVRNLRRGELILKVPKSALMTTNSVVMEDKKLFLAVNRHSSLSSVQILTVCLLYEVGKGKTSRWHPYLVHIPQSYDLLAMFGEFEKQALQVDEAMWVTEKAVQKAKLEWQEAHALMEDLMFKPQLLTFKAWIWAAATISSRTLHIPWDEAGCLCPIGDLFNYDAPGEDLSGIEDIVVDGEQIDFHSQRLTDGGFDVDANAYCLYARENYKKGDQVLLCYGTYTNLELLEHYGFLLQENSNDKIFIPLEPAMYTSTSWSKESLYIHHNGKPSFALLAALRLWATPHNKRRSVGHLAYSGFQLSTANETIVMKWLSKTCDTVLKKLPTSIEDDTILVNALDSNQNFIAFIEIAKRMSSMNEVYNFLEAHNISEPHSFSDIILSKRARRSIDRWRLAVLWRLRYKKVLVECISYCNEILDSFMR, from the exons ATGGAGCAGGAACAAGAAAGCTTTGAAAGCTTCCTAACATGGACATCACAGCTTGGAATATCAGACTCATCAACCACCAATCAATCTCAACACTCTCATTCCTCCTTGGGCCATTCTCTACGCGTTTCCATCTTTCCTAACTTCGGCGG TAGAGGTTTGGGTGCTGTGAGAAATCTTAGGAGGGGAGAACTTATTCTAAAAGTTCCAAAATCTGCTTTAATGACTACAAATAGTGTTGTTATGGAAGATAAAAAGCTCTTCCTTGCTGTCAATAGACACTCTTCTCTCTCATCAGTTCAG ATATTGACTGTTTGCTTGTTATACGAAGTCGGTAAAGGAAAGACTTCAAGGTGGCATCCTTACCTCGTGCATATACCACAAAGTTACGACTTGCTAGCCATGTTTGGCGAATTTGAGAAACAAGCACTGCAA GTGGATGAAGCTATGTGGGTCACAGAAAAAGCTGTACAAAAAGCCAAATTAGAATGGCAAGAAGCTCATGCTTTGATGGAAGATCTCATGTTTAAGCCTCAGCTTTTAACATTTAAGGCTTGGATTTGGGCTGCTGCAACG ATATCTTCTCGGACGCTGCATATACCATGGGATGAAGCTGGTTGTTTATGTCCTATCGGCGACTTGTTTAATTATGATGCGCCTGGAGAGGACCTATCTGGTATTGAGGACATAGTGGTAGACGGAGAGCAGATTGATTTTCATTCTCAGAGACTAACAGATGGCGGGTTTGATGTAGATGCTAATGCATATTGCCTCTATGCTAGGGAAAATTACAAGAAAGGCGATCAG GTTCTATTGTGCTATGGAACATACACAAATTTGGAGCTTCTTGAACACTATGGATTTCTCTTGCAAGAAAATTCAAATGACAAAATTTTCATCCCTTTGGAACCTGCTATGTACACTTCCACTTCATGGTCTAAGGAGTCACTCTATATCCATCATAACGGAAAACCTTCATTTGCGCTACTAGCTGCGTTACGTTTGTGGGCAACCCCTCATAATAAGAGAAGATCCGTTGGACATCTCGCTTACTCTGGTTTCCAACTGTCTACCGCCAATGAAACTATTGTTATGAAATGGTTGTCGAAAACATGTGACACCGTCTTAAAGAAATTGCCAACATCTATTGAAGACGACACCATACTCGTGAATGCATTGGATAGTAATCAAAATTTTATAGCATTCATAGAGATTGCAAAGCGTATGTCTTCCATGAATGAAGTATACAACTTCTTAGAAGCTCATAATATATCAGAGCCGCATAGTTTTAGTGATATAATTTTATCGAAAAGAGCGAGAAGGTCAATAGACAGGTGGAGATTAGCTGTCTTATGGAGGCTCAGGTATAAGAAAGTCCTTGTTGAATGTATCTCTTATTGCAATGAAATATTGGATTCTTTCATGAGATAA